GATTTCGCGGGTGCGCTCGGTCACCGACACCAGCATGATGTTCATCACCCCGATGCCGCCCACCACCAGCGAGATCACCGCGATCAGCGAGAGCAGCAATGTGAGCGACTGGCTCGTGCGCTCGGCCGTCTTCACGATGCTGTCCATGTTGAAGGTGAAGAAATCCTTGGTGCCGTGGCGCATCGTGAGCAGCCGCACGATGCTGTCCTCGGCCGCCTTGGTCGGCTGGTCGTCGCGGATGCGCACCGTGATGCCGTCGAAGTGCTGCTGCCCGAACAGGCGGCTCGCGCCGGTGCTGTAGGGCAGCCAGATGTTGAGCGACTTGTTCTCGCCGAACATGCTCTTCTTTTCCTGCGCCACGCCGATCACGGTGCACGGCAGGTTGCCCACCAGGATGACCTTGCCGACCGGCTCGGTGCCATCGGGAAAGAGCTTGCGCCGCGTGTTCTGGTCGATCACCACCACCTGCGACTGGTGGCGCACATCCTCGGCGGTGAACGCGGCGCCGCTCGCCATCTGAACGTCGCGCACGCGAAAGAAAGCGTCGCTCACGCCGTTCACGTTGCCGTTGACGTCGGCGCTGCGGTAGCGCAGGCGAAGGCTGCGCATGGTGGCGGGCGTCACGCTGTGCACATAGGGCTGCGCCGCGATCGCCTGCAGATCGGGCGGCGTCAACGTGCGGATGCTCGCCGCCTTGTCGTCGCCAAAGTCGCGGCCCGGGTACACGTCCAGCGTGTTGGTGCCGATGGCGCGGATGTCCGACAGCACGAAGCGCTTGGCGCCCTCCCCGATGGCCACGATCGACACCACCGAGGTGATGCCGATGACGATGCCCAGCATGGTGAGCGCGGTGCGCATGCGGTGCGCCATCATCGAGCGCCAGGCCATGCGGAAGGCCTCGGCGAAACGGGCCCAGCCGGTGCTGAAGCGCGCGATGCCGAGCTTGGGCCTGGTCATCGCGGGCGGCGTCGACGCATCGGCGCCGACCGCCTGTGCAGGCGCCGCGACGGTCGGCACATTCGGCCGGTCGCCCACGATCACGCCGTCCGCAATCTCGATGATCCGTTCTGTGCAACTCGCCACCTGCATGTCGTGCGTCACGATGATGATCGTGTGGCCCTGCGCATGGAGTTCGCGCAGGATGCCGATGACTTCCTGGCCGCTCTTGCTGTCGAGCGCCCCGGTCGGTTCGTCGGCCAGGATGACCTGGCCGCCGTTCATCAGCGCGCGCGCAATGCTCACCCGCTGCTGCTGGCCGCCCGAGAGCTGGCTCGGCCGGTGCTCGGTCCGGTCTTCGAGGCCCAGGCGCGCAAGCAGCTGCCGCGCCCGCGCCTCGCGCGCCGCGACCTCGGTGCCGGCATACACGGCGGGCACTTCGACGTTGCCGGTGGCCGTCAGGTGCTGCATCAGGTGATAGCGCTGGAAGATGAAGCCGAAGTGCTCGCGCCGCAGCTGGGCGAGCGCATCGCTGTCGAGCGTGCCCACGTCCTGCCCCGAGACGGTGTAGGTGCCGCTGCTGGGCCGGTCGAGGCAGCCGAGGATGTTCATCAGCGTCGACTTGCCCGAGCCCGAGGCGCCGACGATGGCCAGCATCTCGCCGTTGCCGATGTCCAGGTCCACGTCCTTCAGCACCTGCACTTCCTGCTCGCCCGAGGGAAAGCTGCGGCCGATGCCTCGCAGCTTCAGCAGCGGCTCGCTCACTGGCGCTTTCCTCTGCTGCCGCCGCCTTCGCCGCTGCTCGCCGGGTCGAGCGCCGAGGCATCGCCGGTGATGACGGTGTCGCCCTCCTTCAACCCCTCGAGCACCTGCGCCTGGAAGTTGTTGCTGATGCCCACGCGCACCTGGCGCTTTTCCACGGTGTGGTCGGGCTTGAGCACGCGCACTTCCTGGCGGCCGTCCTTGTCGCGCGCGCCGAGCGCGGTGAGCGGCACGGTCAGCGCCTGCTTGGCCTCGCCGAGCATGATCGCCACCTGTGCCGTCATGTCGACGCGCAGCGTGCGGTCGGGGTTGGGCACGTCGAACAGCGCATTGAAGAACACCGCGTTGTTGATCTTCTCGGGCGACGGCTGCACCGCGCGCAGCGTGCCGTAGTAGCGCTTGTCAGGGTCGCCCAGGATGGTGAAGTACACCGGCTGCCCCGGCTTCACACGCACCACGTCGGCCTCGGAGACCTGCGCCTTCACCGTCATGGTGGACAGGTCGGCCAGCTTCATCAGCGTGGGCACCTGGAAGGCAGCCACCACGGTCTGGCCTTCGAGCGTGCTGATGGAGACCACGTCGCCGTCGATGGGCGCGACGATGCGGGTGTACGAGAGGTTGGTCTGCGCGGAGGCCAGAGCCAGCCTCTGCTGGCGGATCTGCGCTTCCAGAGAGACGCCGTCGGCACGCAGCGCGCGCAGTTCGGCGTCGGCGCTTTCCATGTCCTGCTTCGCGGCCGCGTCCTGCGCGAGCATTTCCTGCTGCCGGGTCCAGGTGAGCTGGGCCTGCTTGATCCGCACTTCCTTCGCGAGCTTCTGCGCCTGCAGGTTGTCGAGCTTGGCCTGCTCCTGCGCGAAGGTGTTCTGCGAAATGACTGGGTCGATCTCGGCGAGCCAATCGCCCTTCTTCACCGTCTGGCCCAGCACCACCTTGAGCGACTTGAGCTGGCCGCTGACCTGCGCGCCCACCTCCACCTGCCTGAGTGCCTGCAGCACGCCGGTGGCAAGCACCGCGTTCTCGAGGTCGGTGCGCTGCACCGTGGCGGTGAGGTATTCGGTCTTCTTGGCCGGGCTCAGCCAGAAGAAAGCGATCACGGCCAGGACGACGAGCGCTGCAATACCGAGAAGGACTTTGCGCGATCGCCGCGGGGGGGTGTTAGGCATGCAAGGAGGTGAAAGTGGAACACGCTGCGGGAAAGGAGCGGATCGATCCTAGCCCCGCTTTCTGAAGACCAGCTAAAGAGGGAGTTCCCTCGAAGGGCTACTTCGTTCCATTGTTACCGTTGGGGCGGCATGAAAAACGGCGCGGCTCGCGACCCCTTTTCAGGGCAGCGAGCCGCGCCGTTTCGGATGCGAAGAAAGAACTCAGCGCGCGGTGCGGCGGCGCAGGAGCAGCGTGATCAACAGCAGCGAGAGAACCACGAACGCCACGAACGACCAGTTCGCCAGCGTCAGGCCGAACAGCGTCCAGTCGACCTTGGAGCAGTCGCCGCCGCCACGGAAGATCAGCGGCAGCGCCCGCTTGAGCGGAAAGGTCTCGATCATCCCGTAGAGGTCGCGCCCGCAGGACACGACTTCGGGCGGATACCACTGCAGCCAGCTTTGCGAGGCCGCCGTGTAGGCGCCGCCCACCGCCGACACCAGCGCCAGCACCCCGCCCGTCACCTGCAGCGCGCGGTTGCGGAAGATGGCGGCCAGCCCCGTGAAGATGGCCACCAGCACCAGCGCATACCGTTGCACGATGCACATGGGGCAAGGCTCGAGCCCCACCACGTGCTGCAGGTAGAGCCCGAAGGCCAGCATGAGGACACAGGCCAGGCAGATCAGCCCGAGCGCGCGGCGCGGCGCGCCGAAGTACCAATCGATCAAGGAGACACCCAATCTTCTTCTACGAACACCCTGGCCTTGCGCGGATTGGCGACGACGGTGTCGCCCTCCTTCAAGCCCAGGTCACGGAACTGTTGCGCAGGGAGTTGCGCCTCGATGATGGTTCCGGAGCCCGGATTATCTGGATTCGATTCGGTGGGCTCAAGTTCCAGCCGCGCGATCGGGCCGACGACGATAGCGCGCGACAGCGTAGCGACGATGCCGGCGGCGCCCGACACGTAGCGTGTCACATCCAGGTCATGGGGACGAACGTAGGCCATGGCCTTGGCATCGCGCGCACCGCTGTGCTCGGGCGAGTCGAGGCGCATGCCATCGAGCTGCACCTGGCCGTTGTCGGCGCGGCCATGGAACAGGTTCACGTCGCCGAGGAACCCGTAGACAAAAGGACTCGCGGGCTTGTCCCACACGTCCTGCGGCGAGCCGACCTGCTCGATCTGCCCCTTGTTGATGACCACCACGCGGTCGGCCACTTCGAGCGCCTCTTCCTGGTCGTGCGTGACGAAGATCGAGGTGACGTGCAGTTCGTCGTGCAGCCGGCGCAGCCAGCGGCGCAATTCCTTGCGCACCTTGGCGTCGAGCGCGCCGAAGGGCTCGTCGAGCAACAGCACCTTGGGCTCCACCGCGAGCGCGCGGGCGAGCGCAATGCGCTGGCGCTGGCCGCCCGAGAGCTGCGACGGGTAGCGGTCGGCCAGCCAGTCGAGCTGCACCAGCTTGAGCAGGTCGGTCACCTTGGCCTTGATCTGCGCTTCGCTCGGGCGCTCCTTGCGCGGCTTCACGCGCGGGCCGAAGGCGACGTTCTCGAACACGGTCATGTGGCGGAACAGCGCGTAGTGCTGGAACACGAAGCCCACCTGGCGTTCGCGCACATGCACGTCGGTGGTGTCCTCGCCCGAGAACAGGATGCTGCCGGTGTCGGCCGTCTCCAGCCCCGCGATGATGCGCAGCAGCGTGGTCTTGCCACAGCCCGAGGGGCCGAGCAGCGCGACGAGCTCGCCCGACTCCACGTCGAGGTTCACGTTGCGCAGCGCGCGGAAGTCGCCGAACTGCTTGCTGATGTTGCGGATTTCGATGCTCATGATTTCTTCTTTCTCTCAGGCGGCCGTGGCTTCCGGGGGACGCTCGGGCGGCAGTTCGGCGATGGCTTTCATCTCGCGCTCATGGCGCCACTCGATCACCGACTTGATCACCAGCGTGACCAGCGCCAGGATCGCCAGCAGCGAAGCCACGGCGAACGCAGCCACCGACTGGTATTCGTTGTAGAGCACTTCCACATGCAGCGGCATGGTGTTGGTCTGGCCGCGGATGTGGCCCGACACCACCGACACCGCGCCGAACTCGCCCATGGCGCGCGCATTGCAGAGGATCACGCCGTACAGCAGGCCCCACTTGATGTTGGGCAGCGTCACGCGCCAGAAGGTCTGCCAGCCGGTCGCGCCGAGCACGATGGCCGCCTGCTCCTCGTCGGTGCCCTGCGCCTGCATCAGCGGGATCAGTTCGCGCGCGATGAAGGGGAAGGTCACGAACACGGTCGCCAGCACGATGCCGGGCACGGCGAAGATGATCTTGATGTCGTGCTCGGCCAGCCACGGGCCGATCCAGCCCTGCGCACCGAACACCAGCACGTAGATCAGGCCCGCCACCACCGGCGACACCGCGAACGGCAGGTCGATCAGCGTGGTGAGAAAGGCCTTGCCGCGGAACTCGAACTTGGCAACCGCCCAGGCGGCCGCCACGCCGAACACCAGGTTCAACGGCACCGCGATGGCCGCCGTGATCAGCGTGAGGCGGATGGCGCTCCAGGCGTCGGGCTCCTTCAGTGCTTCGAAGTACGCCGAGGCGCCCTTGCGCAGCGCCTCGGTCGCCACGGCGGCCAGCGGCAGCACGAGGAAGAGGAACATGAACGCGAGCGCAATGCCGATTAGCGTCCAGCGGACCCAGGCCGCTTCGGTGGTGCCGGCCTGCGCGCGGCGAATGACTTTGGAAGGTGCGCTCATGTCAGGCCCCCGCCCTGCGGCGTTGCCATGCTTGCAGGCCGTTGATGACCAGGAGCAGCAGGAACGAAATGACCAGCATCACCAGCGCAACCGCGGTGGCGCCCGCGTAGTCGTACTGCTCCAGCTTGCCGATGATGATGAGCGGCGTGATCTCCGAGATCATCGGCATGTTGCCGGCGATGAAGATCACCGAGCCGTATTCGCCGATGGCACGCGCGAAGGCCATGGCAAAGCCGGTGAGCAGCGCCGGCGCAATCGACGGAAAGATCACCTTGGTGAAGGTCTGCAGCCGCGTCGCGCCGAGCGAGGTGGCGGCTTCTTCGAGTTCCTTCTCGGCGTCTTCCAGCACCGGCTGCACGGTGCGCACCACGAACGGCAGCCCGATGAAGATCAGCGCGATCACGATGCCCGCCGGCGTGAAGGCCAGCTTGATGCCGTGCGGCTCGAGCAGTTGCCCGATCCAGCCGTTGCCCGCGAGCAGCGCCGTGAGCGAGATGCCGGCCACGGCCGTCGGCAGTGCGAACGGCAGGTCGACCAGCGCATCGACGATGCGCTTGCCAGGAAACTTGTAGCGCACCAGCACCCAGGCCACCAGCAGGCCGAACACCGCATTCACCACCGCCGCGATCAGCGAGGCGCCGAAGGTCAGGCGGTAGGAGGCCATCACGCGCGGCGCGGTCACGGCCACCCAGAACTGGTCCCAGGTCAGCGTGAAGGTCCGGAAGACCAGCGCCGACAGCGGGATCAGCACGATCAGGCTGAGGTAGAGGATGGAGAAGCCGAGCGTGATGTGAAAACCCGGCAGCACGCGCTTGGCGCCCCCTGCCCGGTTGGCACGCGAAAAAGGCGCTCCCGCGGACGGGAGCGCCGAAGAGACTGCGCCGCTCATTTACTTCGCGCCGGGCGTGTAGAGCTTGTCGAACTGGCCGCCGTCGTTGAAGTGCACCTTCTGTGCTTCGCCGAGGCTGCCGAACAGTTCCTGCACCGTGAAGAGCTGCAGCGGCTTGAACGTTGCGGCGTACTTCTTGAGCACGGCCTGCGAGCGCGGACGCAGCGCGTGCTTGGCGGCGATTTCCTGTGCTTCTTCGGAGTAGAGCCAGTCGAGGTAGGCCTTGGCGAGTTCGCCGGTGCCCTTCTTGGCGACGGTGCGCTCGACCACGGCGACCGGGTTCTCGGCCACGATGCTGATCGACGGGTACACCGAGTCGACCTTGCCGGTGCCGAATTCGCGGTCGATGGAGACCACTTCCGATTCGAAGGTGATCAGCGCATCGCCGATGTTGCGTTGCAGGAAGGCGGTGGTGGCGTCGCGGCCGCCGCGTGCCAGCACCGGCGTGTTCTTGAAGAGCTTGCCCACGAACTCGGCGGCCTGCGCATCGGTGCCGCCCTTCTTCTTGATGTAGCCCCAGGCCGCCAGGTAGGCGTAGCGGCCGTTGCCGCCGGTCTTGGGGTTGACGATCACGACCTGGATGCCGGGCTTGACCAGGTCGTCCCAGTCCTTGATGCCCTTGGGGTTGCCGTTGCGCACGAGGAACAGCATGGTCGAGGTGGTCGGCGATGCGTTCTCGGGGAATTTCTTGGTCCAGTCCTTGGCGACCACACCGGCATTGGCCAGGAAATCGATGTCGGTCGAGGTGTTCATGGTCACCACGTCGGCATCGAGGCCGTCGGCCACCGACCGCGCCTGCGCGCTGGAGCCGCCATGCGACTGGTCGACCTTCACGTCCTTGCCGGTGGCCTTCTTGTAGTGCGCCACGAACGCTGCGTTGTAGTCCTTGTAGAACTCGCGGGCCACGTCGTACGAGGCGTTCAGCAGCGTGGTGCCTTGTGCAAAGGCGCTGCTGCCGGCGAGTGCGGAGGACGCCAGCGCGAGCACGGCGACGAAGGTCTTGATTCTGGAAGTCATGTGGTTGCCAAGGTTTCTGAAAAATCACGGCCCGCCGACCAGGCGGCGGGCTCGTCGGTCAAGGATTGGAGCAAGGCCAGGCCGAGCGGCCAGTCTCCGTGCCCCGAATCGATGTTGATATGGCCCGCATTCTGCATGCGCACGAATTCGCTGCCCCAGGCCCGCGAATATGCACCCGCCAGGCGGATGGGACAGTAGGGGTCGTTGCTGCTGGCCACCACGATGCTGCGGTACGGCAGCGTGGCGTAGGGCACGGGCGCGAAGTCGGACAGCACCGCGCGGCGCTCGGGGTCGGCCGGGGCCACCAGCAGCGCGCCCTGGATGCGGGCGGCGGCCTCGGGCGGCAGGTGCGCGGTGGCGATACAGCCCAGGCTGTGCGCCGCGATCACCACCGGGCCGGGCGTCTCGAGCACCAGCTTGGCAAGCGCCGGCACCCAGGCGTCGCGCTTGGGCGAGGCCCAGTCGTCCTGCACCACCCGCGCGGCGCCCGGAATGCGCTCTTCCCACAGGCTCTGCCAATGGCCAGGCCCGGAATCCCTCCAGCCCGGCACGATGACGACGCGCGTCTGCATCTGCGAATGCCGCCTGTGCCGCTTACTTGTTGGGCTGCGGCGTGATGCGCAGGTAAGGCTTCACGGCCTTGAAGCCCTTGGGGAAGCGCTCGGCGAGTTCGGCCGGGTCCTGGATGCTGGGGATGATGACCACGTCATCGCCGTCCTTCCAGTTCACGGGGGTGGCGACCTTGTGGCTGTCGGTGAGCTGCAGCGAGTCGATCACGCGGATGATTTCGTCGAAGTTGCGGCCGGTCGATGCCGGGTAGGTGATGGTGGTGCGGATCACCTTCTTCGGATCGATGATGAACACGCTGCGAACGGTGGCCGTGGCCGAGGCGTTCGGGTGGATCAGGTCGTACAGGTCGGCCACCTTGCGGTCGGCATCCGCAATGATCGGGAAGTTGACGGTGGTGTTCTGCGTTTCGTTGATGTCGCCGATCCATTCCTTGTGCTTGGTGGCCGGATCGACGCTCAGCGCGATGGGCTTGACGCCGCGCTTGGCGAATTCGCCCGACAGCGCCGCCGTCTTGCCCAGTTCGGTGGTGCACACGGGCGTGAAATCGGCCGGATGTGAGAAGAACACGACCCATGAATCGCCAGCCCACTGATAGAAGTCGAGAGGGCCTTCGCTGGAGTCCTGGGTGAAATTGGGGGCGGTGTCGCCGAGTCGCAGAGTAGCCATGGTCGCTCCTGGATGGATGGGAGCTTCGGATTGTGCGAACCCCGGCAAGGATGACAAACGAATATCTACTTGTTTGGTTATGGCGTTTTCCGCATAACGGGGTGTGAATTGCAGGGTTCCCCGTCCGGCCTGAGCAAAGGCGCCCCCTCGATGCCCTGCAGGTGCTCGAACAGGAAATCGATCAGGCGCCGCACCGCCGGCACCAGCGCGCGCCGCGGCGGAAACACCATGTGCGCGACGGCGTCCTCCGGTCCCCAGTCGCACAGCACCTTCACCAGCCGGCCGGCCTCGATGTCGTCCGCGCACATGTAGCCCGGCAGCAGCGTGGCGCCGATGCCGGCGATCGCGGCGATCTGCAGCGTGGCGATGTCGTCCGCCACGTAGCGCGGCGTGTGCGTGTGGACGTAGGCCTTGCCTTTCGGGCCCGAGAGCCGCCATTCGGCGCGGCCCTCGCCGTTGACCGACATCGCCATGGTGTCCAGCCGCGCCAGGTCGGCAGGCGTCTCCACCGGCCCTTGCCGCTCCATCAGCGCCGGGCTGGCCACCAGCACCCCGCGGCCGGTGCCCAGGACCTTGGCCACCAGCGTGGCGCTTTCCTCGACCACGGGCCGCACGCGCAGCGCGATGTCGAAGCCCTCTTCGATCAGGTCCACCGGGCGATTGATGACCCGCACGTCGACCCGCACCGCCGGGTAGCGTTCCATGAAGAGCGGCAGCAACTGGGCCACCCCGCTGTACGCCATCGTGATCGGAACGCTCAGCCGCACCAGCCCGCTCGGCTCGTTCTGTACCTGCGCCACCGACTCGGCCGCGGCCTGCGCCGCGTCGCGCATGGCGGCGGCGTGCCGCAGGTAGATCTCGCCCGCTGGCGTGAGCGACAGGCGCCGGGTGCTGCGCTGCATCAGCTGAACGCCCAGGCGCTCCTCCAGTTCCGCCACGCGGCGGGAGAGCCGCGACTTGGGAATGCCGAGCGCCCGGCTGGCGGCAGCGAAACCGCCCCGCTCGGCCACTTCAGCGAAAAAAACCATGTCGTTGAGGTCTTGCATGCGCTGATTGTCCCGCAATCAGGACGATCTATGCAAATTTTGGCTACTTATCAATCAATCGACCCAAAAATAGAATTACCCCAACGCCGGCCACCTTTGAGCGCCGACACCATCCACACGAAAGTGATTGATATGAAGCTGCTCCACATCGACTCCAGCATCCTCGGTGCCTATTCGACCTCCCGCCTGCTGACGGCAGAGACCGTGGCCGCCTGGAAGGCCGCGCACCCCGACACCACGGTCGAATACCTCGACCTCGCCGTCGACGCCCCCGCGCACTTCGGCGCCGACGCCCTGGCCATCAAGACCGGCCCGCAGGCTGAACCCACCGAAGCCCAGCAACGCGAGAACGCGCTGTCGGAAAAACTGGTGAGCCAGTTCCTGGCCGCGGACGTGGTCGTCATCGGCGCCCCGCTCTAC
This region of Variovorax sp. RKNM96 genomic DNA includes:
- a CDS encoding sulfate ABC transporter ATP-binding protein, yielding MSIEIRNISKQFGDFRALRNVNLDVESGELVALLGPSGCGKTTLLRIIAGLETADTGSILFSGEDTTDVHVRERQVGFVFQHYALFRHMTVFENVAFGPRVKPRKERPSEAQIKAKVTDLLKLVQLDWLADRYPSQLSGGQRQRIALARALAVEPKVLLLDEPFGALDAKVRKELRRWLRRLHDELHVTSIFVTHDQEEALEVADRVVVINKGQIEQVGSPQDVWDKPASPFVYGFLGDVNLFHGRADNGQVQLDGMRLDSPEHSGARDAKAMAYVRPHDLDVTRYVSGAAGIVATLSRAIVVGPIARLELEPTESNPDNPGSGTIIEAQLPAQQFRDLGLKEGDTVVANPRKARVFVEEDWVSP
- a CDS encoding disulfide bond formation protein B; the encoded protein is MIDWYFGAPRRALGLICLACVLMLAFGLYLQHVVGLEPCPMCIVQRYALVLVAIFTGLAAIFRNRALQVTGGVLALVSAVGGAYTAASQSWLQWYPPEVVSCGRDLYGMIETFPLKRALPLIFRGGGDCSKVDWTLFGLTLANWSFVAFVVLSLLLITLLLRRRTAR
- a CDS encoding peroxiredoxin; translated protein: MATLRLGDTAPNFTQDSSEGPLDFYQWAGDSWVVFFSHPADFTPVCTTELGKTAALSGEFAKRGVKPIALSVDPATKHKEWIGDINETQNTTVNFPIIADADRKVADLYDLIHPNASATATVRSVFIIDPKKVIRTTITYPASTGRNFDEIIRVIDSLQLTDSHKVATPVNWKDGDDVVIIPSIQDPAELAERFPKGFKAVKPYLRITPQPNK
- the macB gene encoding macrolide ABC transporter ATP-binding protein/permease MacB — its product is MSEPLLKLRGIGRSFPSGEQEVQVLKDVDLDIGNGEMLAIVGASGSGKSTLMNILGCLDRPSSGTYTVSGQDVGTLDSDALAQLRREHFGFIFQRYHLMQHLTATGNVEVPAVYAGTEVAAREARARQLLARLGLEDRTEHRPSQLSGGQQQRVSIARALMNGGQVILADEPTGALDSKSGQEVIGILRELHAQGHTIIIVTHDMQVASCTERIIEIADGVIVGDRPNVPTVAAPAQAVGADASTPPAMTRPKLGIARFSTGWARFAEAFRMAWRSMMAHRMRTALTMLGIVIGITSVVSIVAIGEGAKRFVLSDIRAIGTNTLDVYPGRDFGDDKAASIRTLTPPDLQAIAAQPYVHSVTPATMRSLRLRYRSADVNGNVNGVSDAFFRVRDVQMASGAAFTAEDVRHQSQVVVIDQNTRRKLFPDGTEPVGKVILVGNLPCTVIGVAQEKKSMFGENKSLNIWLPYSTGASRLFGQQHFDGITVRIRDDQPTKAAEDSIVRLLTMRHGTKDFFTFNMDSIVKTAERTSQSLTLLLSLIAVISLVVGGIGVMNIMLVSVTERTREIGIRMAVGARQSDVLQQFLTEAVLVCLVGGFIGVVLSYGISFLFSLFVTQWQMIFSMGAVVSAFLCASLIGVLFGYLPARNAARLDPIEALARE
- a CDS encoding alpha/beta hydrolase, whose translation is MQTRVVIVPGWRDSGPGHWQSLWEERIPGAARVVQDDWASPKRDAWVPALAKLVLETPGPVVIAAHSLGCIATAHLPPEAAARIQGALLVAPADPERRAVLSDFAPVPYATLPYRSIVVASSNDPYCPIRLAGAYSRAWGSEFVRMQNAGHINIDSGHGDWPLGLALLQSLTDEPAAWSAGRDFSETLATT
- a CDS encoding sulfate ABC transporter substrate-binding protein; the encoded protein is MTSRIKTFVAVLALASSALAGSSAFAQGTTLLNASYDVAREFYKDYNAAFVAHYKKATGKDVKVDQSHGGSSAQARSVADGLDADVVTMNTSTDIDFLANAGVVAKDWTKKFPENASPTTSTMLFLVRNGNPKGIKDWDDLVKPGIQVVIVNPKTGGNGRYAYLAAWGYIKKKGGTDAQAAEFVGKLFKNTPVLARGGRDATTAFLQRNIGDALITFESEVVSIDREFGTGKVDSVYPSISIVAENPVAVVERTVAKKGTGELAKAYLDWLYSEEAQEIAAKHALRPRSQAVLKKYAATFKPLQLFTVQELFGSLGEAQKVHFNDGGQFDKLYTPGAK
- the macA gene encoding macrolide transporter subunit MacA, whose amino-acid sequence is MPNTPPRRSRKVLLGIAALVVLAVIAFFWLSPAKKTEYLTATVQRTDLENAVLATGVLQALRQVEVGAQVSGQLKSLKVVLGQTVKKGDWLAEIDPVISQNTFAQEQAKLDNLQAQKLAKEVRIKQAQLTWTRQQEMLAQDAAAKQDMESADAELRALRADGVSLEAQIRQQRLALASAQTNLSYTRIVAPIDGDVVSISTLEGQTVVAAFQVPTLMKLADLSTMTVKAQVSEADVVRVKPGQPVYFTILGDPDKRYYGTLRAVQPSPEKINNAVFFNALFDVPNPDRTLRVDMTAQVAIMLGEAKQALTVPLTALGARDKDGRQEVRVLKPDHTVEKRQVRVGISNNFQAQVLEGLKEGDTVITGDASALDPASSGEGGGSRGKRQ
- the cysT gene encoding sulfate ABC transporter permease subunit CysT, with protein sequence MSGAVSSALPSAGAPFSRANRAGGAKRVLPGFHITLGFSILYLSLIVLIPLSALVFRTFTLTWDQFWVAVTAPRVMASYRLTFGASLIAAVVNAVFGLLVAWVLVRYKFPGKRIVDALVDLPFALPTAVAGISLTALLAGNGWIGQLLEPHGIKLAFTPAGIVIALIFIGLPFVVRTVQPVLEDAEKELEEAATSLGATRLQTFTKVIFPSIAPALLTGFAMAFARAIGEYGSVIFIAGNMPMISEITPLIIIGKLEQYDYAGATAVALVMLVISFLLLLVINGLQAWQRRRAGA
- the cysW gene encoding sulfate ABC transporter permease subunit CysW — translated: MSAPSKVIRRAQAGTTEAAWVRWTLIGIALAFMFLFLVLPLAAVATEALRKGASAYFEALKEPDAWSAIRLTLITAAIAVPLNLVFGVAAAWAVAKFEFRGKAFLTTLIDLPFAVSPVVAGLIYVLVFGAQGWIGPWLAEHDIKIIFAVPGIVLATVFVTFPFIARELIPLMQAQGTDEEQAAIVLGATGWQTFWRVTLPNIKWGLLYGVILCNARAMGEFGAVSVVSGHIRGQTNTMPLHVEVLYNEYQSVAAFAVASLLAILALVTLVIKSVIEWRHEREMKAIAELPPERPPEATAA
- a CDS encoding LysR family transcriptional regulator yields the protein MQDLNDMVFFAEVAERGGFAAASRALGIPKSRLSRRVAELEERLGVQLMQRSTRRLSLTPAGEIYLRHAAAMRDAAQAAAESVAQVQNEPSGLVRLSVPITMAYSGVAQLLPLFMERYPAVRVDVRVINRPVDLIEEGFDIALRVRPVVEESATLVAKVLGTGRGVLVASPALMERQGPVETPADLARLDTMAMSVNGEGRAEWRLSGPKGKAYVHTHTPRYVADDIATLQIAAIAGIGATLLPGYMCADDIEAGRLVKVLCDWGPEDAVAHMVFPPRRALVPAVRRLIDFLFEHLQGIEGAPLLRPDGEPCNSHPVMRKTP